The Kitasatospora setae KM-6054 genome contains a region encoding:
- a CDS encoding TIGR03364 family FAD-dependent oxidoreductase has translation MRVIVVGAGVLGTMHAWQAVERGHEVVHLERETEARGASVRNFGLVWVSGRAAGPELDTALRARELWEEIGARVPGLGFRPNGSLTLARTAAELAVAEAAFKLPDAAARGYRLLDAAEVRALNPALRGDYLAGLHCARDAAVEPRVAQPALRAALEATGRYAFLPGREVRDLVGDRAVRDDHGQLHEGDLVLLCTGAWLGGLVRELAPELPVRRVRLQMMQTDPLGETLTTSVADGDSFRYYPAFAGPELDALRAGQPQPPVAAEHRMQLLMVQRRDGGLTVGDTHEYDQPFGFDVVEDPYDHLAAVARDLLGRPLPPVRRRWAGVYAQCTDPGLVVHRQRLTDGAWLVTGPGGRGMTCSPAIAETTADAAGL, from the coding sequence ATGAGAGTCATCGTCGTAGGAGCGGGCGTGCTGGGCACCATGCACGCCTGGCAGGCCGTCGAACGCGGCCACGAGGTCGTCCACCTGGAACGCGAGACCGAGGCCCGCGGCGCCTCCGTCCGGAACTTCGGCCTGGTCTGGGTCAGCGGCCGCGCCGCCGGGCCCGAACTGGACACCGCGCTGCGCGCCCGCGAACTCTGGGAGGAGATCGGCGCCCGCGTCCCCGGCCTCGGCTTCCGGCCCAACGGCTCGCTCACCCTGGCCCGCACCGCCGCCGAACTCGCCGTCGCCGAAGCCGCGTTCAAGCTTCCCGACGCCGCCGCCCGCGGCTACCGGCTGCTCGACGCCGCCGAGGTCCGCGCCCTCAACCCCGCGCTGCGCGGCGACTACCTGGCCGGCCTGCACTGCGCCCGCGACGCCGCCGTCGAACCCCGCGTCGCCCAACCCGCGCTGCGCGCCGCGCTGGAGGCCACCGGCCGCTACGCCTTCCTGCCCGGGCGGGAGGTCCGCGACCTGGTCGGCGACCGCGCCGTCCGCGACGACCACGGACAGCTGCACGAGGGCGACCTCGTCCTGCTCTGCACCGGCGCCTGGCTCGGCGGGCTGGTCCGCGAACTCGCCCCCGAACTGCCGGTCCGCCGGGTCCGGCTCCAGATGATGCAGACCGACCCGCTCGGCGAGACCCTCACCACCTCCGTCGCGGACGGCGACTCCTTCCGCTACTACCCCGCCTTCGCCGGCCCCGAACTGGACGCCCTGCGGGCCGGCCAGCCGCAGCCCCCCGTCGCCGCCGAGCACCGGATGCAGCTCCTCATGGTGCAGCGGCGGGACGGCGGACTCACCGTCGGCGACACCCACGAGTACGACCAGCCCTTCGGCTTCGACGTCGTCGAGGACCCGTACGACCACCTCGCCGCCGTCGCCCGCGACCTGCTCGGCCGCCCGCTGCCCCCGGTCCGCCGCCGCTGGGCCGGCGTCTACGCCCAGTGCACCGACCCGGGCCTGGTCGTCCACCGGCAGCGGCTCACCGACGGCGCCTGGCTGGTGACCGGGCCCGGCGGGCGCGGGATGACCTGCTCGCCCGCGATCGCCGAGACGACGGCGGACGCGGCGGGGCTCTGA
- a CDS encoding phosphonatase-like hydrolase — MTTHDVTLVVLDMAGTTVADDGLVELAFAAAARSQGVETGSPEHGAMLAHVRATMGESKISVFRHLFGDEDRAQAANLAFEAAYEGLVDQGRCAALPGAAEAIAELRGQGRKVALTTGFSRTTQDRILDALGWHAIADLTLCPADAGRGRPYPDLALAALLRTRTDSVRQVAVAGDTGYDMLTGTRAGASVVAGVLTGAHDEARLRADGATHVLASVAELPGLLAGR; from the coding sequence ATGACCACGCATGATGTGACCCTGGTGGTGCTCGACATGGCCGGCACCACCGTCGCCGACGACGGGCTGGTGGAGCTGGCGTTCGCCGCCGCCGCCCGGAGCCAGGGAGTGGAGACCGGGAGCCCCGAGCACGGCGCGATGCTGGCGCACGTCCGGGCGACGATGGGCGAGTCGAAGATCTCGGTCTTCCGGCACCTGTTCGGGGACGAGGACCGCGCCCAGGCCGCCAACCTGGCCTTCGAGGCCGCGTACGAGGGACTGGTCGACCAGGGGCGGTGCGCGGCGCTGCCGGGAGCGGCCGAGGCGATCGCCGAACTCCGCGGCCAGGGACGGAAGGTGGCGCTCACCACCGGGTTCTCCCGCACCACCCAGGACCGGATCCTGGACGCCCTCGGCTGGCACGCGATCGCCGACCTCACGCTCTGCCCGGCCGACGCCGGACGCGGCCGCCCCTACCCCGACCTGGCGCTCGCCGCCCTGCTGCGGACCCGCACCGACTCGGTCCGGCAGGTCGCCGTGGCCGGCGACACCGGCTACGACATGCTGACCGGCACCCGGGCCGGCGCCTCGGTGGTGGCCGGGGTGCTGACCGGCGCGCACGACGAGGCCCGGCTGCGGGCGGACGGGGCGACCCACGTGCTCGCCTCGGTCGCCGAACTGCCCGGACTGCTGGCCGGCCGCTGA
- a CDS encoding glycoside hydrolase family 3 N-terminal domain-containing protein: MLRSLRSLGVLTLGLALLTGCGSSGSGGGSPSAGSGTATGSGSAEPSASAGPESPAPTPTPSPESPTPTPTPTPGPESPSPTARPGDAELAGRRIVYSYPGTTVPEALLQRVRQGRVAGVIFFAENVGSDASALGTAVARLRAAEAQSPSPRTLLLMTDQEGGLVRRVPGGPAQSAKDVGRAADPVAAATRTGQEAAAALTRYGLNLNLAPVLDVYRTPGDFADSAQRSYSTDPATVGKLGSAFLKAQQDAGVAATAKHFPGLGSAPAGANTDEKPVTLDVPLNRLRAVDERPYRDAIAADVRLVMFSWAIYPELDPDHPAGMAGSIVRDELRTRLHYDGVTVTDALEAKALDSYGGTGPRALAVAHAGVDLLLCSGRDVAQGDAAAAALTAALGTGELDRDDFTASANRVDALRGTLK, translated from the coding sequence ATGCTGCGGTCACTGCGTTCGCTCGGCGTGCTCACCCTCGGACTGGCGCTGCTCACCGGCTGCGGCTCCTCCGGCAGCGGCGGCGGCAGCCCGTCGGCCGGCTCCGGGACGGCCACCGGCAGCGGCAGCGCGGAGCCCAGCGCGAGCGCCGGCCCCGAGAGCCCGGCCCCGACCCCGACGCCCAGCCCGGAGAGCCCGACGCCGACGCCCACGCCGACGCCCGGCCCGGAGAGCCCGTCGCCGACCGCGCGGCCCGGCGACGCCGAGCTGGCCGGCCGGCGGATCGTCTACTCGTACCCCGGCACCACCGTCCCCGAGGCGCTGCTGCAGCGGGTGCGCCAGGGCCGGGTCGCCGGGGTGATCTTCTTCGCCGAGAACGTCGGGAGCGACGCGAGCGCGCTGGGCACCGCCGTGGCCCGGCTGCGCGCGGCCGAGGCGCAGAGCCCCAGCCCGCGCACCCTGCTGCTGATGACCGACCAGGAGGGCGGACTCGTCCGGCGGGTGCCCGGCGGGCCCGCGCAGTCCGCGAAGGACGTCGGCCGCGCCGCCGACCCGGTCGCCGCCGCCACCCGCACCGGGCAGGAGGCCGCCGCCGCGCTCACCCGGTACGGCCTCAACCTCAACCTCGCGCCGGTGCTGGACGTCTACCGCACCCCCGGCGACTTCGCCGACTCCGCGCAGCGCTCCTACAGCACCGACCCCGCCACCGTCGGCAAGCTCGGCTCCGCCTTCCTCAAGGCCCAGCAGGACGCCGGGGTCGCCGCCACCGCCAAGCACTTCCCCGGCCTCGGCAGCGCCCCCGCCGGCGCCAACACCGACGAGAAGCCCGTCACCCTGGACGTCCCGCTGAACCGGCTGCGCGCCGTCGACGAACGCCCCTACCGGGACGCGATCGCCGCCGACGTCAGGCTCGTGATGTTCTCCTGGGCGATCTACCCCGAACTCGACCCGGACCACCCCGCCGGAATGGCCGGCTCGATCGTCCGCGACGAACTGCGCACCCGCCTGCACTACGACGGCGTCACCGTCACCGACGCGCTGGAGGCCAAGGCCCTCGACTCCTACGGCGGCACCGGGCCGCGCGCCCTCGCCGTCGCGCACGCCGGCGTCGACCTGCTGCTCTGCTCCGGCCGGGACGTCGCCCAGGGCGACGCGGCCGCCGCCGCGCTCACCGCCGCGCTCGGCACCGGCGAACTCGACCGGGACGACTTCACCGCCTCCGCGAACCGGGTCGACGCGCTCCGCGGCACGCTCAAGTAG
- a CDS encoding DUF6584 family protein, which yields MSVESTLAKVEADLREREYRTARLRLLGLLSNAPTDLSVRRRLADTHPGRHGQDGERGRWHYLDEALTPGELAAFERRFRDPARRLKVLRWPDPGRAAPSTPLARRRLAALYHAATGSAPDWPGHPEDAAVRLAPEATGEPAADEPPARPNVPPRPPARPSALPPGRGPGPTAGQVAFDVTMYLVLLVALLVMAGRALF from the coding sequence ATGAGCGTCGAATCCACCCTGGCCAAGGTCGAGGCCGACCTGCGGGAGCGGGAGTACCGCACGGCCCGGCTGCGGCTGCTCGGCCTGCTGTCGAACGCCCCGACCGACCTGTCCGTGCGCCGCCGCCTCGCCGACACCCACCCGGGGCGGCACGGGCAGGACGGCGAGCGCGGGCGCTGGCACTACCTGGACGAGGCGCTGACCCCCGGCGAGCTCGCCGCCTTCGAGCGGCGCTTCCGGGACCCGGCCCGCCGGCTGAAGGTGCTGCGCTGGCCGGACCCGGGGCGCGCCGCGCCGTCCACTCCGCTGGCCCGGCGGCGCCTCGCCGCGCTGTACCACGCGGCCACCGGGAGCGCCCCCGACTGGCCCGGCCACCCGGAGGACGCCGCGGTCCGGCTGGCGCCGGAGGCCACCGGCGAGCCGGCCGCGGACGAGCCCCCGGCCCGCCCGAACGTCCCGCCCCGGCCGCCGGCCCGGCCGTCGGCGCTGCCGCCCGGCCGCGGCCCCGGGCCGACCGCCGGGCAGGTCGCGTTCGACGTCACCATGTACCTGGTGCTGCTGGTGGCGCTGCTGGTGATGGCGGGACGCGCCCTCTTCTGA
- a CDS encoding DMT family transporter has translation MPYVLLGLAIASEVCATSLLKLTDGFSRLWPSLAVAAGYVLSFALLGRALKHLPVSVAYAVWSGAGTAAVAAIGAVFFGEPLGRPQWCGIVLVIAGVVLLNLRPAH, from the coding sequence ATGCCGTACGTCCTGCTGGGCCTGGCGATCGCGAGCGAGGTCTGCGCGACCAGCCTGCTGAAGCTGACCGACGGGTTCTCCCGGCTGTGGCCGAGCCTGGCCGTGGCGGCCGGCTACGTGCTGTCCTTCGCCCTGCTGGGGCGCGCGCTGAAGCACCTGCCGGTCTCGGTGGCGTACGCGGTCTGGTCGGGCGCGGGCACGGCGGCGGTCGCGGCGATCGGCGCGGTCTTCTTCGGCGAGCCGCTGGGCCGCCCGCAGTGGTGCGGGATCGTCCTGGTGATCGCCGGCGTGGTGCTGCTGAACCTCCGCCCGGCGCACTGA
- a CDS encoding HAD family hydrolase: protein MPAPRPAAVLFDMDGTLVDTEHLWWQAAAELAAELDLALTDDDLPEVLGQAVEHTAAHLHRSSRTGRPEAELVARLNESFAAKVAAQVVPRPGALALLAALRAAGVPTALVSASPRRVVDLVLAAIGAHWFSTTLAAEDTPRTKPAPDPYLAAAERLGLPPARCVAVEDTPTGVASARAAGCAVLAVPSAVPIPAVAGTTVLDSLVRADLPFLAALTAA from the coding sequence ATGCCTGCACCCCGCCCCGCCGCCGTCCTCTTCGACATGGACGGCACCCTGGTCGACACCGAGCACCTGTGGTGGCAGGCCGCGGCCGAACTCGCCGCCGAGCTCGACCTCGCCCTGACCGACGACGACCTCCCCGAGGTGCTCGGCCAGGCCGTCGAGCACACCGCCGCCCACCTGCACCGCAGCAGCCGCACCGGCCGGCCGGAGGCCGAGCTGGTGGCCCGGCTGAACGAGTCGTTCGCCGCGAAGGTCGCCGCGCAGGTCGTGCCGCGGCCGGGCGCGCTGGCCCTGCTGGCGGCGCTGCGCGCGGCGGGGGTGCCGACGGCGCTGGTCTCGGCGTCGCCGCGCCGGGTGGTCGACCTGGTGCTGGCGGCGATCGGCGCGCACTGGTTCAGCACCACGCTCGCCGCCGAGGACACCCCCCGCACCAAGCCCGCCCCGGACCCGTACCTGGCGGCGGCCGAGCGGCTGGGCCTGCCCCCGGCCCGCTGCGTGGCCGTCGAGGACACCCCGACCGGGGTCGCCTCGGCCCGGGCGGCGGGCTGCGCGGTGCTGGCGGTGCCGTCGGCCGTCCCGATCCCGGCGGTCGCGGGCACCACGGTGCTGGACAGCCTGGTCCGCGCCGACCTGCCCTTCCTCGCCGCGCTGACCGCCGCCTGA